One region of Hymenobacter sediminicola genomic DNA includes:
- a CDS encoding NifU family protein: MTHSAAVEDHPLLPRIEQALDTIRPYLAADGGNVRVLGISDDMVLQLELLGACGTCPMSPMTLKAGVEESVKKAVPEIRAVEAINLTPMSAQPAGQTGHPQSPAPVPTPQF; this comes from the coding sequence ATGACGCATTCCGCTGCTGTAGAAGATCATCCGCTCCTGCCCCGCATCGAGCAGGCCCTGGACACCATCCGGCCCTATCTGGCCGCCGATGGAGGCAACGTGCGCGTGCTGGGCATTTCCGACGACATGGTGCTCCAGTTGGAGCTACTCGGTGCCTGTGGCACCTGCCCCATGTCGCCGATGACGCTGAAGGCTGGCGTGGAGGAATCAGTGAAGAAGGCCGTACCCGAAATCCGCGCCGTGGAGGCCATCAACCTCACACCCATGTCGGCCCAGCCCGCCGGCCAGACCGGCCACCCTCAGTCGCCCGCGCCGGTACCAACCCCGCAGTTCTAA